In Persicimonas caeni, a single window of DNA contains:
- a CDS encoding aspartate aminotransferase family protein: MSETSSAFGALLPSLQTEIPGPKSIELVSDLAQSECPAITARRARRERETGVPQDPIVWERSLGANIEDVDGNVYVDLTAAFAVCGLGHNPPQVVEAAREQVGRLTHAMGDVYPSRVKVELGNLLAEIAPGDLRQSIFGLSGADAVQAALKTAVMHTGKPGVIAFWGGYHGLSYGALSATAYRKEFREPFLDQLSPHVQHVPFPDPYRPPFGLDPETPAEEVSSAVLTHLRQILAHPASGGEGIGAIIVEPLQGRGGEVVPPPGFLAGLRELCDEFGLVLIFDEIYTGLGRTGDLFACEHVDVIPDIMCIGKAMGGGFPISAAIGRPEVMGSWGLSSGEAIHTSTFLGNPLGCAMAKAAIATIVEEEWPRKVRERGEALLDRLNGLARRFPTVIGDVRGRGLMLGIDLVEDAATREPNGALALALTDYCRKHGYLVLPSGVYGNVLALSPPFVISDAQLDGFFEVFEQGLSTLAQ, from the coding sequence ATGTCTGAGACAAGTTCCGCGTTCGGTGCACTGTTGCCGTCGCTGCAAACCGAGATCCCCGGCCCCAAATCGATCGAACTGGTCAGTGACCTCGCCCAGAGTGAGTGCCCGGCAATCACCGCCCGGCGAGCTCGCCGCGAGCGCGAGACCGGTGTTCCTCAGGACCCGATTGTCTGGGAGCGATCGCTGGGCGCCAATATCGAAGACGTCGACGGCAACGTCTATGTCGACCTGACCGCGGCCTTCGCGGTATGCGGGTTGGGCCACAATCCGCCCCAGGTCGTCGAAGCGGCCCGCGAGCAGGTCGGACGGCTCACCCACGCCATGGGCGATGTCTACCCGAGTCGCGTCAAAGTCGAACTGGGCAACTTGCTGGCCGAGATCGCCCCGGGCGATTTGCGCCAGTCGATCTTTGGCCTCTCGGGCGCCGATGCCGTGCAGGCAGCGCTCAAGACGGCGGTGATGCACACCGGAAAGCCGGGCGTGATCGCGTTTTGGGGCGGCTATCACGGCCTCTCGTACGGCGCGCTGAGCGCGACGGCCTATCGCAAAGAATTTCGTGAGCCGTTCCTCGATCAGTTGAGCCCGCACGTCCAGCACGTGCCCTTTCCCGATCCGTATCGGCCGCCCTTTGGGCTCGATCCCGAAACGCCGGCCGAGGAAGTCTCGTCGGCAGTTCTTACGCACCTGCGACAGATCCTCGCCCACCCGGCAAGTGGCGGCGAGGGGATTGGCGCCATCATCGTCGAGCCTTTGCAAGGCCGCGGCGGCGAGGTCGTTCCTCCGCCCGGGTTTCTGGCGGGGCTTCGCGAGCTGTGCGACGAGTTTGGTCTCGTGTTGATCTTCGACGAGATCTACACCGGCCTGGGACGCACGGGTGATCTGTTCGCCTGCGAGCACGTCGACGTGATTCCCGATATCATGTGCATTGGCAAGGCCATGGGCGGCGGCTTTCCTATCTCGGCGGCGATCGGCCGCCCGGAGGTCATGGGCTCGTGGGGCCTGAGTTCCGGAGAGGCGATTCACACATCGACCTTCCTGGGGAACCCACTCGGTTGCGCGATGGCGAAGGCGGCGATCGCCACGATCGTCGAAGAAGAGTGGCCGCGCAAAGTGCGCGAGCGTGGCGAAGCCTTGCTCGATCGATTGAATGGGTTGGCTAGGCGTTTTCCGACAGTCATCGGCGACGTGCGCGGGCGCGGATTGATGCTCGGTATCGATTTGGTCGAGGATGCGGCGACACGCGAGCCTAACGGAGCGCTGGCGTTGGCGCTGACCGACTATTGTCGCAAACACGGCTACCTCGTACTCCCCTCGGGGGTGTACGGCAACGTGCTCGCGCTGAGTCCGCCCTTCGTCATATCTGACGCGCAGTTGGACGGGTTCTTCGAGGTCTTCGAGCAGGGCCTATCGACGTTGGCACAATGA
- a CDS encoding NUDIX hydrolase: MATKSSSQSNEQEHSSGGVLVRQVEGENLVCLVQIPTRGGNPSWRLPKGCIEEGETPEEAAIRETREETGCNGDVLSELSDVEYWYTRRDDESGNRIRVRKTVDFFLMKYTSGDVADHDHEVDEAVWYPFSEALRTISYDAERRVLQEAIHAWDAYLYRKSFEEEGVGSSL; this comes from the coding sequence ATGGCGACCAAGTCCTCATCCCAAAGCAACGAACAAGAACACTCCTCTGGGGGCGTCCTCGTTCGCCAAGTCGAAGGCGAAAACCTCGTGTGCCTGGTTCAGATCCCCACGCGCGGTGGAAATCCGAGCTGGCGGCTGCCGAAGGGATGCATTGAGGAAGGGGAGACGCCCGAAGAAGCTGCGATCCGTGAGACGCGTGAGGAGACCGGATGCAACGGCGACGTGCTCTCAGAGTTGAGCGACGTCGAGTACTGGTACACCCGCCGTGACGATGAGAGCGGCAACCGCATTCGCGTGCGCAAGACGGTCGATTTCTTCTTGATGAAGTACACCAGCGGCGATGTGGCCGACCACGACCACGAGGTCGACGAGGCGGTGTGGTATCCGTTCTCGGAGGCACTTCGCACCATCAGCTACGACGCCGAGCGTCGGGTGCTTCAAGAGGCCATCCACGCTTGGGATGCTTACCTGTACCGCAAAAGCTTCGAGGAAGAGGGTGTCGGCTCTAGTCTGTGA
- a CDS encoding Dps family protein → MATEKTIEHLNTLLADYMVYYQKLRNYHWNVKGHEFFKLHEKFEEGYLMTAEWADDIAERILALGGKPHSTMGEFVENARLNEETGTPNWREMVQNLVDDIQALNENSIDLIESAEEDRDRTTANVIDGIVDAQEENLWMYRTFLKD, encoded by the coding sequence ATGGCGACCGAAAAGACGATTGAGCATCTGAACACGCTTCTGGCTGACTATATGGTGTACTATCAGAAGCTGCGCAACTACCACTGGAACGTAAAGGGCCACGAGTTCTTCAAGCTGCACGAGAAGTTCGAAGAGGGCTACCTGATGACGGCCGAATGGGCCGACGACATCGCCGAGCGCATTCTGGCGCTGGGCGGAAAGCCGCATTCGACGATGGGCGAGTTCGTCGAGAACGCGCGCCTCAACGAAGAGACCGGCACGCCTAACTGGCGTGAGATGGTCCAGAACCTTGTCGACGACATCCAAGCGCTCAACGAGAACAGCATCGACCTGATCGAGAGCGCCGAGGAAGATCGCGATCGCACCACTGCAAACGTGATCGACGGGATCGTCGATGCCCAGGAGGAGAACCTGTGGATGTATCGCACCTTCCTGAAAGACTAA
- a CDS encoding 3-oxoacyl-ACP synthase III family protein: MPTVIAGTGHYVPERVVTNEELAPLLGTTADWIEERTGIRERRYLGARESASTMGEHAARAALENAGCSSQSIDAIIFATLSPDVTFPGSGVFLQRKLGLAPIPALDVRNQCSGFLYALSVANAWLATHTYERVLVVGSEAHSPGLDLSPEGRSVSLLFGDGAGAAVLEWRDDGDAGVIEVSLGADGKGAEALWCEAPGSTSRPHISSDDLEDGRHFPHMKGRTVFRDAVRTLEREITALFDRHGVGEHDAATALDDILLVPHQANRRINEMVAKNLGLRDDQVVHTIDQFGNTTAASLPMALDIARRDGRARSGQMVAMAAFGSGYTWGTALLRL, translated from the coding sequence ATGCCCACTGTGATCGCCGGTACCGGACACTACGTGCCCGAGCGTGTGGTGACCAATGAAGAGCTCGCCCCGCTGTTGGGTACGACAGCCGACTGGATCGAAGAACGCACCGGCATTCGCGAGCGCCGCTATCTGGGCGCTCGCGAATCGGCCTCGACAATGGGCGAGCACGCTGCTCGTGCGGCGCTCGAGAACGCGGGGTGCTCTTCGCAGAGCATCGACGCGATCATCTTCGCTACGCTCTCTCCCGATGTCACCTTCCCTGGCAGCGGCGTCTTCTTACAACGAAAATTGGGACTCGCACCGATCCCTGCGCTCGATGTGCGCAACCAATGCTCGGGCTTTCTGTACGCCCTTTCGGTGGCGAACGCCTGGCTGGCGACCCACACCTACGAACGGGTGCTCGTCGTCGGCAGCGAGGCACACTCGCCGGGGCTCGACTTGAGCCCGGAAGGACGTTCCGTCTCGCTTCTGTTCGGGGACGGCGCAGGCGCCGCCGTACTCGAGTGGCGAGACGACGGCGATGCCGGGGTCATCGAGGTGTCGCTGGGCGCCGACGGCAAGGGCGCCGAGGCGTTGTGGTGCGAGGCGCCAGGCTCGACGAGCCGGCCGCATATCTCGTCGGACGATCTCGAGGACGGTCGCCACTTTCCCCACATGAAGGGACGCACGGTCTTCCGAGACGCCGTTCGCACGCTCGAGCGTGAGATCACGGCACTCTTCGACCGGCACGGGGTCGGCGAGCATGACGCTGCAACCGCGCTCGATGACATTTTGCTCGTCCCCCACCAAGCCAATCGGCGCATCAACGAGATGGTCGCCAAGAATCTGGGGCTGCGCGACGATCAAGTCGTGCATACGATCGATCAATTCGGCAACACCACCGCCGCAAGCTTGCCGATGGCGCTCGATATCGCTCGGCGAGATGGACGCGCCCGCTCGGGCCAAATGGTGGCGATGGCCGCCTTCGGCAGCGGCTATACGTGGGGCACGGCGCTTCTACGCCTGTAG
- a CDS encoding vWA domain-containing protein produces MRAPIPKLPVGRLSAILVAIALLCAAGCADDSSAGFDSRAMAPANNSGGSTGVGQSGAQDFGRFRTLVEQGEIPAPSTLDAVGFFNEHKFELPPADCGDDICLHGMFGVQGNMINGSNCTTVAIGFNTPHQPDDFQRPPLNMAIAIDTSGSMHGASIDSVRQGLQLMADELAPKDEVALVTYSNNAQLVFRSTPENDPDRAELKTQIANLSVGGSTNIYDGLKKAAEQVTTHAAGDRQNRVILLSDGLATAGITHTDRIINLGASYAQNGVGLTTIGVGREFDLELMRKLSEAGAGNFYFIEDLTTVEEVFVEEISSFMVPLAEDVSVTFDGAEAYRFRAAYGTRDWMGDDHDASIYIPAMFMASRQSIDDIGPGGGRRGGGGVILLELVPTNDPDMLAQTPAGAPVGDLTLTYRKPGTEDFVEQTISLSNPLAPGETPAEGEFENFTVEKAFVTLNIYAGFKMATDRASHGAPNAALNVLVPLAANVEAWLAAQEEADADIEADLALMYQLIENIEEIGGEEEVGQPPNPWPSD; encoded by the coding sequence ATGCGTGCACCCATACCCAAGCTCCCCGTTGGCCGCCTGTCGGCGATCTTGGTCGCCATCGCCCTGCTCTGCGCCGCCGGCTGCGCCGATGACTCCAGCGCCGGATTCGACAGCCGTGCGATGGCACCGGCCAATAACTCCGGCGGCTCGACCGGCGTGGGCCAGTCGGGCGCACAGGATTTCGGCCGCTTCCGCACGCTCGTCGAGCAGGGCGAGATTCCTGCGCCGAGCACGCTCGACGCCGTGGGCTTTTTCAACGAGCACAAATTCGAGTTGCCGCCGGCTGACTGCGGCGATGACATCTGCCTGCACGGCATGTTCGGCGTGCAGGGCAACATGATCAACGGGTCGAACTGCACCACCGTTGCGATCGGGTTCAACACCCCGCACCAGCCCGATGACTTCCAGCGCCCGCCGCTCAACATGGCGATCGCCATCGACACCAGCGGCTCGATGCACGGCGCTTCCATCGATTCGGTGCGCCAGGGCTTGCAGCTGATGGCTGACGAGCTCGCGCCCAAGGACGAAGTGGCGCTGGTCACCTACTCGAACAACGCGCAGCTCGTTTTCCGGTCGACGCCCGAAAACGATCCTGATCGCGCCGAGCTCAAGACACAGATCGCCAACTTGTCGGTGGGTGGCTCTACCAACATCTACGACGGGCTCAAGAAGGCCGCCGAGCAGGTCACCACTCACGCTGCCGGCGACCGCCAAAACCGGGTCATCCTGCTGTCCGACGGTTTGGCCACCGCCGGGATCACCCACACCGATCGCATCATCAACCTGGGCGCCTCTTACGCTCAAAATGGCGTTGGGCTGACCACCATCGGTGTGGGCCGCGAGTTCGACCTCGAGCTGATGCGCAAGCTCAGCGAGGCGGGCGCGGGTAACTTCTACTTCATCGAAGACCTCACCACCGTCGAGGAGGTGTTCGTCGAGGAGATCAGCTCCTTTATGGTCCCGCTGGCTGAGGATGTCAGCGTCACCTTCGATGGCGCCGAGGCCTATCGTTTCCGCGCCGCCTACGGCACCCGCGACTGGATGGGCGACGATCATGACGCCAGCATCTATATCCCGGCCATGTTCATGGCGAGTCGCCAGAGCATCGACGACATCGGCCCGGGCGGCGGACGACGCGGCGGTGGTGGTGTGATCTTGCTCGAACTCGTGCCGACCAACGATCCGGACATGCTCGCCCAGACACCGGCTGGCGCGCCGGTGGGAGATCTCACCCTGACTTACCGCAAGCCGGGCACCGAAGACTTCGTCGAGCAGACGATCTCGTTGTCGAACCCGCTGGCTCCGGGCGAGACGCCGGCCGAAGGTGAGTTCGAGAATTTCACCGTCGAAAAGGCCTTTGTGACGCTCAACATCTACGCCGGCTTCAAGATGGCGACCGATCGCGCCTCCCACGGTGCGCCGAATGCGGCGCTCAACGTGTTGGTGCCACTGGCCGCCAACGTCGAAGCGTGGCTTGCCGCCCAGGAAGAGGCCGATGCCGACATCGAGGCCGATCTCGCGTTGATGTACCAGCTCATCGAAAACATCGAGGAGATTGGCGGCGAGGAAGAGGTCGGGCAGCCGCCCAACCCGTGGCCGAGCGATTGA
- a CDS encoding PKD domain-containing protein codes for MKLTNHRWEIASLSVGALALLLAASCGNQDTPETTTRKSKIEVDPPSEVTKPVIGDTRPATPKFGHGIFEGFDFEAGRASATLLGTSFDAHFSSTGLVHLNATPTYSTDGVAKREDVRFEIPVPALQVGARTIPLELQHVDFRGVRVEHEYTQGVSAFYERTPRGLKQGFYIDKPSSSPDTIRLQFRNPNPFHAELGSDGKSVTFIDENGHGFSWDELHVFDANDDPIDSSFYLDEDSYGIQIDASGAEYPLYVDPLLVGSSVQLDAGADANAEANFGYNGAIVGDLNNDGFDDLVVSEPYYTNPETEEGRILIFLGSANGVQATANMAIESDQNPGRMGWSIEPVGDINGDGMADFAVGSPYANSYAGKAQIFLGSATTSSSPQAVIPTPYAEFDGTGVVAYGWSLASGDFDCDGHTDLATSGIAADNFSGEVAIYFGNANGFDATPTVYSSPTGSGERLGTTLAAGNFNGDSEASGSCDDILVGAPQFDSSPNDDLGRVLLFLGNSTRTFSQPDWEYNGAQAGSRNGTALAAADLNGDGSDEVIIGASLYDGNLSLDEGRVLIFDGVSSTGSSLASTPSAIISAFSAAERFGVSTANVGDVNADGYDDLLVGAYRHTDTVTREGAAYLFLGSASGITPSNYTWKQTGGSEGLNSFNEYGLAVNGMGDTNNDGYDDFFVGANRAAIPDGQGGTITQAGKAFVYSGAPTCYADGQFWSDGAENPNNPCQVCDASQGSTTGWTNVADSLMKSCNDEDLCTESDVCVGGVCTGTTKDCSLTTPEACTEGFCDPADGLCKTRGLAATTECAAATCVSDTEAVAAGYCDGDPDEDGAGMCLVPTVEDCAPFKCHSGQGACRTSCTNDGHCADGAWCDPMSNQCSTDNRAPEADAGSDQVTTAGDTVILDGTASSDPDGDDLTYVWSHEGGEPVTLTDGDTATPSFTAPEPAPGNNLITFQLVVNDGESSSAPDTVTVLVQNQPNEAPTAAIDGPTEAVAGETITLSGTGSSDPDGDSLTYSWSVASGQPTPDLGDTTGEEFEVRFRNGITEETTYTFRLVVNDGSANSAPVLHDVTVQPGSGDDVGPDAGPDAGPDAGPDAGDDIGFEDVGQPIDNNAGDLSGSSCACTNVQHEEPTAPVWLLGAALLGGAALWRRRRWIG; via the coding sequence ATGAAACTCACAAACCATCGGTGGGAGATTGCATCGCTCTCAGTGGGCGCTCTGGCGCTCCTCTTGGCCGCAAGTTGCGGAAACCAAGACACACCGGAGACGACCACACGCAAGTCGAAGATCGAGGTGGATCCACCATCCGAAGTGACGAAGCCAGTCATCGGGGACACTCGACCGGCAACGCCAAAATTTGGTCACGGAATATTCGAGGGCTTCGACTTCGAAGCGGGCCGTGCGTCGGCAACGCTGCTCGGAACTAGCTTCGACGCGCATTTTTCCTCAACTGGACTGGTCCATCTTAACGCGACTCCGACCTACTCGACCGACGGAGTAGCCAAGCGCGAGGACGTACGCTTCGAAATTCCTGTGCCGGCTCTCCAGGTCGGCGCTCGCACGATCCCGTTGGAACTGCAGCACGTGGATTTCCGCGGGGTGCGTGTTGAGCACGAGTATACCCAGGGAGTAAGCGCATTCTACGAGAGGACCCCACGCGGCCTCAAACAGGGCTTCTACATTGACAAGCCATCGAGTTCACCGGACACGATTCGACTGCAATTTCGCAACCCGAATCCTTTTCACGCTGAGCTTGGCAGCGACGGTAAGAGCGTCACATTCATTGATGAGAATGGCCACGGCTTTTCGTGGGACGAGTTACACGTCTTCGACGCAAACGATGACCCGATCGATTCGAGTTTCTATTTAGACGAAGACTCGTACGGGATCCAAATCGACGCCAGTGGTGCCGAATATCCTTTGTACGTCGATCCCCTGCTGGTCGGATCATCCGTTCAACTTGACGCTGGCGCCGACGCAAACGCGGAGGCCAACTTCGGCTACAACGGTGCGATCGTCGGCGACTTGAACAATGACGGATTTGACGATCTCGTCGTCAGCGAGCCGTACTATACGAACCCCGAAACCGAGGAAGGAAGGATTCTCATCTTTCTGGGAAGCGCCAATGGCGTGCAGGCCACGGCGAACATGGCCATTGAGAGCGACCAGAACCCTGGACGCATGGGCTGGAGCATCGAGCCTGTCGGCGACATCAACGGCGATGGCATGGCCGACTTTGCAGTCGGCTCGCCATACGCCAATTCATATGCCGGCAAAGCTCAAATCTTTCTCGGCTCCGCCACTACTTCATCTTCGCCTCAGGCGGTTATTCCCACGCCGTATGCAGAGTTCGACGGCACTGGAGTCGTGGCCTACGGCTGGAGTCTTGCCTCAGGCGACTTCGATTGTGATGGACACACCGACCTTGCAACATCAGGCATCGCCGCGGACAACTTCTCGGGTGAAGTGGCAATTTATTTCGGAAACGCGAATGGCTTTGATGCAACTCCGACCGTCTATTCGAGCCCGACTGGCTCGGGAGAGCGACTCGGAACGACATTGGCTGCCGGCAACTTCAACGGAGACTCCGAAGCCTCCGGCTCGTGTGACGACATCTTGGTTGGTGCGCCACAATTTGACAGTTCTCCAAATGATGATTTGGGACGAGTGCTCTTATTTTTGGGCAATTCGACGCGCACCTTTTCACAACCTGATTGGGAGTACAATGGAGCCCAAGCCGGAAGCCGTAACGGCACCGCTCTCGCCGCTGCTGACCTCAATGGAGACGGATCCGACGAAGTCATCATTGGCGCCAGCCTCTACGATGGAAACCTGTCACTCGACGAAGGGCGGGTGCTGATTTTTGACGGAGTCTCGTCCACCGGAAGTTCGCTGGCCAGTACCCCCTCCGCGATCATTTCGGCGTTCTCCGCTGCCGAACGATTCGGCGTATCGACGGCAAATGTGGGCGATGTTAACGCAGACGGCTATGACGACCTCTTGGTCGGTGCCTACCGACACACGGACACAGTCACCCGCGAGGGGGCCGCATATTTGTTTTTGGGCTCGGCCTCGGGCATCACGCCCAGCAACTACACGTGGAAGCAGACTGGTGGTAGTGAAGGACTGAATAGCTTTAACGAGTACGGACTGGCCGTCAATGGCATGGGTGATACGAACAACGACGGCTATGACGATTTCTTTGTCGGCGCGAACCGTGCTGCAATTCCAGACGGCCAAGGCGGCACGATCACACAAGCCGGCAAGGCCTTCGTCTACTCCGGCGCCCCCACCTGCTATGCCGACGGTCAATTCTGGAGCGACGGCGCCGAGAACCCGAACAACCCCTGCCAAGTCTGCGATGCCTCGCAAGGCAGCACCACCGGCTGGACAAACGTGGCCGACTCATTGATGAAGTCGTGCAACGACGAAGACCTCTGCACCGAAAGCGATGTCTGCGTCGGCGGTGTCTGTACCGGTACGACCAAGGATTGTTCGCTCACGACCCCCGAAGCGTGCACCGAGGGCTTCTGCGACCCCGCTGATGGCCTGTGCAAGACGCGAGGACTCGCCGCCACGACCGAATGTGCGGCAGCGACTTGCGTGTCGGACACCGAGGCCGTGGCTGCGGGTTACTGTGACGGCGATCCCGACGAAGACGGCGCAGGCATGTGCCTGGTGCCGACCGTCGAGGACTGTGCGCCGTTTAAGTGCCACAGCGGCCAAGGCGCTTGTCGCACCTCATGCACCAATGATGGCCATTGCGCCGACGGTGCATGGTGTGACCCGATGTCTAACCAGTGCAGCACGGATAACCGCGCGCCTGAAGCCGACGCTGGCAGTGACCAAGTCACGACCGCCGGCGACACCGTGATTCTGGATGGTACGGCAAGCAGCGATCCGGATGGTGACGACCTTACGTACGTCTGGTCGCATGAAGGTGGCGAACCGGTCACCCTTACCGACGGCGACACGGCCACGCCGTCATTTACGGCTCCCGAGCCCGCACCCGGCAACAACCTGATTACCTTCCAACTGGTGGTCAATGACGGTGAGTCGAGCAGCGCACCGGACACGGTCACCGTGCTCGTGCAAAATCAGCCCAACGAGGCACCCACGGCAGCCATCGACGGACCGACCGAGGCGGTCGCCGGTGAGACGATCACGTTAAGTGGAACGGGAAGCTCCGATCCCGACGGCGATTCGCTGACCTACAGTTGGAGTGTTGCTTCTGGCCAGCCGACACCGGACCTCGGTGATACGACGGGCGAGGAATTCGAAGTCCGCTTCCGCAACGGGATCACTGAGGAGACCACCTACACCTTCCGACTCGTGGTCAACGACGGCAGCGCGAACAGCGCTCCCGTGCTACATGACGTAACCGTACAGCCGGGTAGTGGCGACGATGTCGGCCCTGATGCTGGCCCTGATGCTGGCCCCGACGCCGGCCCCGACGCCGGCGATGATATCGGCTTCGAAGACGTCGGCCAGCCCATCGACAACAACGCGGGCGACCTGTCCGGCTCGAGCTGTGCGTGCACCAACGTGCAGCATGAAGAGCCGACGGCGCCTGTGTGGCTCCTTGGAGCCGCGTTGCTCGGTGGTGCGGCGCTGTGGCGCCGTCGCCGGTGGATCGGCTGA